A part of Arachis hypogaea cultivar Tifrunner chromosome 12, arahy.Tifrunner.gnm2.J5K5, whole genome shotgun sequence genomic DNA contains:
- the LOC140177227 gene encoding lipid phosphate phosphatase gamma-like: MTNAAAPLKAITLTHVRYQRGDPLGHFLAWVSLVPVFISLAGFLSHFLFRREIHGLTFALGLIISQVVNEFIKTSVQQSRPDTCHLLEVCDSHGWPSSHCQYMFFFATYLTLLSSRGLAFWDRSSNLFVHSLTWGLALLTICSRVYLGYHTLAQTFAGTALGVFLGAAWFWIVTNLLSPYFPLIEESSFGRNFYLKDTSHIRNVLKFEYDTCRAERARITNSDHKSR, translated from the coding sequence ATGACAAACGCCGCCGCGCCCTTGAAGGCCATTACCCTCACGCACGTGCGATACCAGAGAGGGGACCCGCTGGGCCACTTCCTCGCATGGGTCTCCCTCGTCCCAGTCTTCATCTCGCTCGCCGGATTCCTCTCCCACTTCCTCTTCCGCCGAGAGATCCACGGCCTCACCTTCGCCCTGGGCCTCATCATCTCCCAGGTCGTCAACGAGTTCATCAAGACCTCCGTCCAGCAATCACGCCCCGACACCTGTCACCTCCTCGAGGTCTGCGACTCCCACGGCTGGCCCTCCTCCCACTGCCAGTACATGTTCTTCTTcgccacctacctcaccctcttGTCCTCCAGGGGCTTGGCCTTCTGGGATCGCTCTTCCAACCTCTTCGTCCATTCCCTCACCTGGGGCCTCGCTCTCCTCACCATCTGCTCCCGTGTCTATTTGGGCTACCACACCCTCGCCCAGACCTTTGCTGGCACCGCCCTCGGTGTCTTTCTCGGTGCCGCCTGGTTCTGGATTGTCACCAATCTCTTGAGTCCTTATTTTCCCCTCATTGAAGAGAGCTCCTTTGGAAGGAACTTCTATCTCAAGGACACCAGTCATATTAGGAATGTCTTGAAGTTTGAGTACGATACTTGCAGAGCTGAGAGAGCCAGGATCACAAATTCTGACCACAAGTCTCGCTGA